A stretch of the Papaver somniferum cultivar HN1 chromosome 6, ASM357369v1, whole genome shotgun sequence genome encodes the following:
- the LOC113290386 gene encoding protein EXORDIUM-like: MVIDYLFHLDFIYLFLCTVNYQFSNLETLLLVCLFHFSSATGRKLNELVQDPPAVPLLYHDGPLLSGQISVNLIWYGNFKPAQRDIVSDYFNSLYITPKSTQSPSVSLWWKKVEKYYNLPYSSEKPTSLVLKSGRQILDNKYSLGKSLNNKKIVRLASRGEQSNAINVVLTSADVTVDGFCSGRCGTHGSSYSASKKTKFAYIWVGNSEIQCPGQCAWPFHQTIYGPQGSPLVAPNNDVGIDGMVINLASLLAGTATNPFGNGYYQGPAGGSLEVSSACTGIYGKGAYPGYPGNLLVDSSTRANYNANGANRRKYLLPALFDHSTSTCCTLV; the protein is encoded by the exons ATGGTAATTGATTATCTTTTTCATCTTGATTTTATATACTTATTTCTATGTACAGTTAATTATCAGTTCTCGAATCTTGAAACCCTTTTAC TCGTTTGTCTCTTCCATTTCTCTTCAGCTACAGGCAGGAAACTCAATGAGTTAGTCCAAGACCCACCTGCTGTGCCGTTATTATACCACGACGGCCCACTTCTTTCCGGTCAGATTTCTGTTAATCTCATCTGGTACGGCAATTTCAAACCTGCCCAAAGAGATATAGTCTCTGATTACTTCAATTCTCTTTACATCACACCTAAAAGTACTCAATCTCCTTCAGTTTCGTTGTGGTGGAAAAAAGTTGAAAAGTACTACAATCTTCCATATTCTTCCGAGAAACCCACTTCTTTGGTTTTGAAATCAGGGAGACAAATCTTGGATAATAAATATTCATTGGGTAAATCTCTTAACAATAAGAAAATTGTTAGATTAGCATCAAGAGGTGAACAGAGTAACGCAATCAATGTTGTGTTAACTTCAGCAGATGTTACTGTTGATGGGTTCTGTTCAGGTAGATGTGGTACTCATggttcttcatattctgcatcaaagaaaacaaaatttgcATACATTTGGGTTGGTAACTCTGAGATTCAATGTCCCGGGCAATGCGCTTGGCCTTTCCACCAGACGATTTATGGACCTCAGGGTTCACCATTAGTTGCACCAAACAATGATGTTGGTATTGACGGTATGGTTATCAATCTTGCTAGTTTATTAGCTGGTACTGCGACAAATCCTTTCGGAAATGGGTATTATCAAGGACCAGCTGGAGGCTCGTTAGAAGTCTCTTCGGCTTGTACTGGTATATACGGCAAAGGAGCTTACCCTGGTTATCCAGGGAATTTGCTAGTTGATTCGAGTACGCGTGCAAATTATAATGCGAATGGAGCTAATAGAAGAAAGTACTTGTTACCTGCATTGTTTGATCACTCAACTTCCACTTGTTGTACTCTAGTGTAA
- the LOC113290385 gene encoding GATA transcription factor 24-like produces the protein MDRVTVSYQGNTWVYDSVSPDNVQAVLSLLGGYKVPSFGLTTTPLNVDQTQKDGDSDIPGRFNQQERAIALNRYREKRNHRCFDKNKIRYSVRKEVAERMQRKKGQFASSKPTPTDSAFGSASDALVPFEQLETMCTHCGTSSKNTPMMRGGPQGPRCLCNACGLRWKSKGTLTDLPRTVTAAMNKSVSQDEAKVDGDGGSGEMGCTSQALDIVPSTQTRHEEYNFACLLTDKKTEDGWMCSRTNG, from the coding sequence ATGGATCGAGTCACTGTATCTTATCAAGGAAATACCTGGGTTTATGATTCTGTTTCACCTGATAATGTACAAGCTGTGCTGTCGTTATTAGGTGGATATAAAGTGCCTAGTTTTGGATTAACTACTACTCCTCTGAATGTTGATCAGACTCAAAAGGATGGTGATAGTGATATTCCAGGACGTTTCAATCAGCAAGAGAGGGCTATTGCCTTGAATAGATATCGTGAGAAAAGGAATCATCGTTGCTTTGACAAGAATAAAATTCGATATTCAGTTCGCAAAGAAGTTGCAGAAAGGATGCAGCGTAAAAAGGGTCAGTTTGCGTCCTCGAAACCCACTCCAACAGATTCTGCATTCGGGTCTGCTTCCGATGCTCTGGTTCCATTTGAACAATTAGAAACTATGTGCACACACTGCGGTACCAGTTCAAAAAACACTCCAATGATGCGTGGTGGACCTCAGGGACCAAGGTGTCTTTGCAATGCGTGTGGGCTTAGGTGGAAAAGCAAGGGAACTTTGACAGATCTTCCAAGAACTGTAACTGCAGCCATGAACAAATCTGTGAGCCAAGACGAGGCTAAAGTTGACGGTGACGGCGGAAGTGGTGAAATGGGATGCACTAGTCAGGCACTTGACATTGTTCCTTCCACACAAACAAGACATGAGGAATACAACTTTGCATGCTTATTGACGGACAAAAAGACAGAAGATGGATGGATGTGCAGCCGAACAAATGGATAG